ctctagctcactctcttggctatttgcattgacatagcaaccttgtgagcttagccaaaggcctcccactcatcttcatcataaatttatcatctttgtgagattgggagtaaatccaagtgcattgcttgagtgtttgcatctagaggcacttggtgttcgtgtttcgctgtggcattcacttgttactcttggtggttgccgccatctagatggcttggagcagcgaggatcatcgagcggaggttggtgattgtctccggcttcgatcatagtgattgtgaggggttcttgacctttccccgacggagagccaaaaggtactctagtgaattgctcatggcttgtgtgatccttatcttgtgttggttgtgcggcatcctattgagggtttggcgtgtgatgccaattagcgcgtggacctccaagtgagtgaatcgccacaacgaggactagcttgccggcaagcaagcgaacctcgataaaaaatcattgtgtcatcatttgattctgaggtgattggtcttcattggtattcattcttgtgattgattggttcactccttgacacggcggtataaacaacttgctcactctctctatattaccgcaaactagttgtcaagctctttagtgtagctagttgtgagagcttgttagtttggttagtgtggctctttagttagcctttaagagcacactaacttagtgtagtggcatagctattgtgtggatagaaactatataaactagaattatggtaggtggctcgtaattttagtaggctagtgctagcacaacacttgcttcgtctcataattgtctaaccggtttgttaagtgttgttgtagatatttttaataggctattcacccccccccccctctagccattaggacttttcAACTGTGCAAAGAGTTAGAATCTCTTGTCTCTCTCACTCAAACCTCATataggttggcttgagcacttataaataatcatctatcaacatgatgcatctctcttaatagtacggcgtTCCTATAAACTCAAGATTTAAAAGGAAAAACGAgattataccgcttgagttgatttctttcaaattgatgccgtctctttcaatcttcatcaagtgagggtgtcaaCATATCGATATttatcttttcacttgagcatagccatcttaagcacgtgacttgattccattcatcaaatatgaataactacaaatgcatcaagtcacttccatcaacttgtctaatatagatttgatcctccacatcaatatgacattcatagcttgattagtacctcaactaaatgcaagtacttccttcttcaccctagctaggttcttcgtccGCCAagtcgtcgcttgcccttcaccttgctTAGTACATCGAAGCCTTTccctgctatcttcaccatctcaagctatCAAGTCACACCTTGTGTTGAATCATACAATGAAGTCCATAGAACACCATCAATCATTGATATCCCACcataattaagcctttgcatgaattatatttgcattgttgtcttgtgcttgaactagattgcttatacaacaacacatcattttggcttcatTAAGCATACGTGAGATAACCAATTTCCTATTTTACACTTAGAGAAAATGTTAGAtctttaatcgtgttgtcattcaatcatccaaaatccactaaagggctagatgcactttcactaaTGCTCTGGCAAGGGCATCCATCTGGGCGAGCTCCATGTGCCATCGCCGACCTCCGCACCCGCGTCGAGCTCCACAACAACGACTCCATTCGTGTAAGCAGCAAGGTGACATATTGTGctgaaaacatatgttgcaagcgtttggtatggatattgcaaaagtagatcaggatgttgcattgCCGCAATGGTtatagacgtatgttgcaaacctCTATTCCtaatgttttatctatttttcagacatgttgcaagtgtgtttgcctagatgttgcatatgcttcacacatatgttgcaagtgttttatctggatgttgctatgtgttgcaatgttttttaagtgtttcatgtgttttctgcaagtgttttagatgcatgtttcaagtattttatatatatgttgcaagtcTTGTTttaggatgtttcaaaagtagatcgggtattGCATCTCCATCCTTGCTTTCTGTTGCCTCGTCTTGGTGTCTCCTCCTCTCCTGCGCTTTGCATCCTTCTTGGAATGCAGAGGGGGGGAGCGGGGCGGGTGGAGGGGGCGTGCCGCGGGATGGCGGCGCTATCCCATTCTATTACACGGGCAGGTAGCGCTTCGGCCCCTTTAGTTTTTCTGTTACACGGGATGCTGAGATGGGACAGTCTTGTTGGTGAGCCGCGACGCCAGCCCACGGTTCGGTTGGTTGAGCTGTGTTCGGACTCGCTGCTGGCGCCGGACGTCCGGGTGCCAGTGCCTCCCATGAAACCAACTGGTGTGCAGTAAGTATTTTGTGGTGAAGCTAGAGCAAATTAGAGGGTTGTGCACTTGTCTTATGGGTGCATAAACTTGTGATATAGGTGGTGTATATATggtgaaattttaggaaaaaaaccattaTTTTCACAAATTTTGGGTGGTGCATTTGCAGCTTCCCAGTGCAAGGAGAGGGCAGCGACTTTAACCTAGAattttcttttatttcctttttgttCATTCTTATAGAAAAATCCATAGCCTTGTTGCAAAAGGTCCAATAGAAAAAGTGGGAATTCCCAatgaccctgttcgcttgttttatgagccgtactatttcagcaaacaaataatatttttctcttataattaATCAtcaaacagtactttcagccatgacttttcacccaagcgaacggggccaatacaACCAACAAGCAGATGCGATACGGGCATGGGTTTAAAATTTCACCAGTGAATGAGTATACaattctctgttttttttttgtatagGTATTCGTTTCGGCCGTTGGTGAATAAAATATAAAAGGATTTCATATACTCCAGTGACCCGTTGGTGATTAAAATATAAAGAATTTCATCTATTCTAGCAACAATCTAACTCTGTGTGGATATCCTCGGATATTATACCCGACGGCTGTACTCCCTCCAGCCTAAAATAAATGACTTTTTTTACTTCCAGACATCTCATCTGACTGTTCATCTTATTCAAAAAAATTTATATAAATATTGTTATAAgttattttatcattagagatactttaataataattTTATAATTTTATAATTTGTACAAAAATTTTGAATAAAACCAATGGTCAAACAAGATGTCTAGAAATTAAAAACATCACTTATTTTGAGACGCAGATACCAAGTACAAAATGTTAGCCACGGGTACAGGTGCTGGCAGGGAAGTGTCATAACAAGTGGATTGCCTTGGCCAAAAACACAGCAAAGCTGCATTCTTACCACATACCACAAGAAATAAACCACCAAGCTATTACGCTCACATGCAAACGTATGATGAAGATACATTATATTCACtactagaaaaaaaaaaaaacttcaccgTTTTCCCTATCAACCACATCTAAACCATGTCAATAAATGAAACAACACCCTTGCGCATCCATATGAGGATTGTTCATATTTTACAGAAGAGCAAAAAGACGATCAGCTGTACGCTTTCAGAGATCCAAATCCACGTGGCTCATTTGGCACATCTCATTTCCTTCTATCCATCAACTGGCTGTGATCAGACCGCCCTATGTTCATCAGAAGGCTGAACTTAGAGCACTACGTGCTGCCTCACGTTTCATCTCTGCAACTTTTCCACTTCCACGGAAATACATGTATACTTGCTGCAAGTTGAGAGAGAATTTCATGATCAGGTGTGAAGAACATAAAAAAATTACTAAATGAAAGAATAATGTACAAGAAGATCCCTGGGCTATAGTATGATGAAGGATTCAATGAACAAAGAATAGATTCAACCAACCTGAATGACACCGATGCTCAGAAGTGATTCAAGGCAGAACAAGCCGAATCCAACAAAGTAAAATATCTGTCAAACATAAAAAACAAGGTAAATTACTTCGGAACTAAATAAGCTATGCCAATCAATATGGCTATTGGATGCAGTGACGATTTGGTAAAGAGTGCAGTTTTAGAAATTAAAGAAGCCAGAAAGGCAATTGAGTGCCTGTAAGAGTCTGAGGGCATGATACAAGATATCTGCAACGAAAATGTAGTTAACTCTCTGCCATGGTGAATGTTACATAAACATATATTTCCTTGGTAAGTAAATCCTATGCCCATGATTCATGAAACAGAGTAAAGCAAAGCCATATAGGTAAAGTGAGCCATGACAATAAACTTAACAACTCAAAACTGACATAGACTTACCCCCACAATAGCATTATTGCCTATGACATCAATTGCAGGTAAAATCCCACTGTTAAAACAGCAAAGAAATAGTTAGCACTTGGATGCATAAAAAATAAAGAGCATGCTTTAGTTGAAAATGTCCAAATGATTTTGATTACATAAACCCTCAAAGCCAGTGTTTGTCACGATAAGGTTAGACAACAACATTACGTGTTGGGCTTCTTATCAGTTATAACACCTGTGGAGCAGGACTCCTCGGTAAAGTTATGACACATGATTGGCAGAAAAATATAGCTATCTCAACTTTAGCAAGCACTACATGATTTAAAGTTTTATTCGTAGTTCTAGGACCACAAAGTGTGTATGTTGCTCATGCTGAAGATTTGGGGTAAATATTGTATATCCACAATGATTCCTTGTGGAGATTATTATTGCCTACAATTCAGGACAAGCACCGAGTGGGTAAATATACTGATTCTTAAGTGAAATAGCAATTACTTTTTATGGAATAAGATTGTATGGAAACACAAATTATGACTAGGGACATATATGGCTCCTCACAGCTACCCTTCAAAGAGAACTCACAAAGAGTTATTAGTTATTGCATCTCAACTCTCAAATAAAGTTCAGTAAACTACGATACTTACGCCAAAGATTTTCCTTTGAAAGGGAATGGAGGAGCCACAGCTGCCCACACACAGAAGATAATATGAATCTGGAAATGGGCAAAGATTGGCAGTGAGGCATGCAGTAACTTTATGAATACAATGCTAAGACATGACGTGTGAAACCTTTAGTTTATTTTACTCAACATCTTACCATGTAAAATAGAAAAAACCACCCAAACTTCAAAGCACTCTCAGTTCTGAAGcagaaattcaaataaaataaGATATATGATTATAAGGAACATTGAAATGGTGAAAAAAATGTATTGTATTAAGGGATGGATGCATATAGACAACCTCATTGCATTATAAAGAGGTCGGTACCATAACACATAAGCCCCGGGCGCACCAGATATGAAGTAGATAATGGCAAGCAGCCAGATCATAACACCTTTTGAAGTAGATAGGTCATATTAGTTTGAACATGAAGTGTCAGTAAGATAGCATGTGCTGATGGAAGAAGATAAATAAGATGACAATATGGCACACTTTAGTTGTACCTTCCCCTTTAATCCATGCTGCTGTAGTTGCTATGATATTCCAAAAGAGACACACTACCAATCCTGCATGAGGAACAAGCATCGGGTAAGAGAATGTCAAGGACGTCGGGTCCAAGAGAAGCGGGACCCCGGCTACGGAGTTCGTAGCCGCGACCCGTGGTAACGGGGCGAGGTTTTACCCCTCAGCTCCCAGTTAGtttagaggaagaagaagaaagattaggtactaattcttgcttgattattAATCATCCTGAGTATCCTCATATATAGGCCATTCGGCACTACAAACTGGAGCTAATTGCTCCTAATTCTAAGGCCTTGATCGGTTGTTACTTCCTTCTAGCCACTTGCCATTTCTTCCTGATTTGCATGCCTGGTGACCACGCCCACATCTTCAGCTGGCGTGCCTGCCTTCCTGGTGACTGCGCCCAAATCCTTAGTGGCTCTGCGGCCATCCCGAGCGCGTCGTTTCCTTGTATAGGcatggccccacatgacatctctccccccctcgactagcagctcgtcctcgagctggaacgcAGGGTACTTGTGGAGGAAGGAGTCCACATCTTCCCAGGTTGTAGAGGTCGCGGTTTCTCCCTTCCATTGGATGAGCACCTGACGAATGCCGCGAGCCAGGCGGATACGCACTGCCCGTTTGGGCTCCAGAACAGCGGCGCCGTTGTGGATGACCGGGAGAGGTGGCGGTGTAGCTGGCGTATCACCGATGAACTTCTTGAGGAGGCCGATGTGGAAGACGTCGTGGAGCCTAGTGTGCGGAGGCAGGGCAAGGCGCACGGCCACCTCGTTGATGAGCTCGGTGACACGGTACGGCCCGAAGAAGCGAGGCTTCAGCTTCCCTGTGGTCGCCTGGGGCAGTGAGGCGGCCGGGCGATGGCGTAGACAGAGTAGAACCCAGTCGCCCACCTTGTAGGAGACGTGCCGGTGCAGCTTGTCGTAGTGCAGCTTTTGGACCGCCTGGGCTTGTTCAAGCCGGTAGCGGACGTCCTCCAAAAACTCGTCGCGGTCTGCCATGGTCTTAACGACGGCAGCGACACGAGTCTCGCTCGGCTCATAGGACCGAATGGTGGGCGGGTCCCGGCCGTAGACCACCCGGAACGGTGTGTCGCGGAGCGAAGTTTGGTGGGTCGTGTTGTAGATGTATTCCGCCCACGGCAGCCAGCGAAGCCACTGACGGTGCCGGTCGCCGGTGAAGCAGCGTAGGTACATGACAATGACGCGGTTGGCGGCCTCCGTCTAGCCATCCGATTGTGGATGAAAAGTTGTTGTCATGTGCAGCTTGGCACCCATGAGGCGCATCAGCTCCCTCCAGAACTTGGAAGTGAACACCGGATCACGGCCGGACACCATCGATTGAGGCACGCCGTGGAGTCGAACAAGGTCGGTGAAGAAAGCCTGGGCCACGGACTCTGCTGAATACGGGTGAGCCAGGGGAATGAAGTGGCAATACTTGCTGAAATGATCAACCACTGTCAGGATGACAGATTTTCCCCCGATGCGCGGCAGCCCCTCCACGAAGTCCAGACCAATGTCGGTCCAAACCGCCTTCGGGACCGACAACGGCATGAGCAGGCCAGCCAGATGAAGATGTTCCGATTTATATCGCTGGCAGGTGGAGCATGCTCGGACGTAGTCCTGGACCATGCGGCGCATGTTGGGGAAGTGGAAGTCGTGGCGGAGGCGGTGCACGGTGCGCTGCACACCCTCGTGGCCGTCCTCGTGCACGGCGGTCATGATTGCCGGCAGTAGTGGTGACGCCGGCGGAACGTAGAGGCGGGAATCATAGGCCACTATGCCGTCGATTGGGGACCACGGCGCCGCCCGGGTGCCTGCAGTGATCTCGTCCCTGATGACGATAAGGGCCGGATCGGTGTCCTGAGCCTGACGGAGGCGCTCGATGTAGTCGAACCGAGGCGCGGAGATGGCGAGGACAGCGCCCTCTTCAGTGTCGCGGCACGAGAGGGCGTCGGCCACCGTGTTCGAGGCACCGGGCTTGTACTCAACGGTGAAGTCGAACCCGAGGAGCTTGCCGACCCAATGATGCTGTGGGATCGTCGCGAGGTGCTGGTCAAGGAGAAATTCGAGGTTGTAGTGATCCGTGCGCACCAGGAAGCGGCGTCCCCAGAGATACGGACGCCAATGACGGATGGCGTGGACGAGGCCGATCAGTTCCCGTTCGTAGGCGGCGAGAGAACGGTGTCGCGGCGCGACAGGCCGGCTGAAGTAGGCGATCGGGTGTTTCTCCTGGATGAGCACCGCCCCGAAACCGTGGGTCGACGCATCGCACTCGACGACGAACGGCCTGTCCAAGTCCGGCAAAGGACAGAACCGGAGCCGAGGTGACGCGGCTTTGAGGGCCTGGAATGCCGCGGTGGCGTCGACGGTCCAGCGGAACCCTTCCTTCTTTAACAGCGTCGTGAGGGGAGCCGCAAGAGTGCCGTAGTCgtggacgaacttgcggtagtaccCCGCCAAGCCAAGGAAGCCCCGTACTACCCGCGCCGAGCGTGGCTGGGGCCAGTCACGAACCGCCTGCACCTTGGCGGGATCCATGGCAACGCCGGCCTCGGTGATGACGTGCCCCAGGTAGGAGATGGAGCCGACCCCAAAAGCGCACTTAGAACGCTTGACGAAGAGCCGGTGCTGCTGCAGCACGGTGAGGACGGCACGGAGGTGCCGGAGGTGATCCGCCCACGATGAGCTGTAGATGAGGATGTCATCAAAAAACACGAGCACAAACCGGCGAAGGAAAGGGCGCAGGACGTCGTTCATCAGTGCTTGGAACGTGGCCAGAgcgttgcacagcccgaacggCATCACCAGAAACTCGTACAGCCCGTCGTATGTGCGGAACgccatcttggcgatgtcggcAGGGCACATGCGGACCTGGTGGTAGCCCGAGCAGAggtccagcttggtgaagaatTTGGCGCCGTGGAGTTCGTCCAGCAACTCATCAACCACCAGGATGGGAAAAGCATCATTGACGGTGATCGCGTTCAAGGCGCGGTAATCGACACAGAAACGCTACGACCCGTcggccttcttgacgaggaggaccgggGAAGAGAAGGCCGAGGAGCTCCGGCATATGAGCCCCTGGTCTAGCATGGCGGCACATTGCCGCTCCAGCTCGTCCTTGTGCGTCGCCGGGTACCGGTAGGGGCAGGCCGCCACGGGTTGCGATCCTGGCAGGAGGATGATGCTGTGGTCGCGGCTGCGAGGAGGAGGCAGCCCGTGGGGCTCGGCGAAGACGTCAGAGAAGGAGTCGAGGAGCTCGTCCAGCAGGGTGGCGCTGGCAGTAGTCGCGCGGAGGCCGGGTGCGTCAGGGCCAGCCATCCCGTGCCAGCAGACGTCACGCGCGTGCCTCTTGAATGTCATCGTCCGGGCGCAGAAACCCCAGAGGATCGGCTCCAACATCGCGAGCCACTGCGTGCCGAGGACCACGTCGTAGCCGGCGAGAGGCATGACGAACAGGTCTGCGGCGAAGGCGTCGCCGCTGATGGTGAGCGCGGCCTGGCGGATGACGCCCAGGCAGGAGACTCGCTCGTCGTTGGCCACCGTGGCCGTCAGGTGAGGACGGTGCTGCAGAAGAAGTCCTGTGCGCTGTGCGGCTGCCTCGGAGATGAAATTGTGGGTCGATCCGGAGTCGAGGAGTGCGATGAGGGACGTGTCGCCCAGCGCGACCTAGATTTGCATCGTGTCGCTGAAGTGGACGCCGGCGATGGCGTGGAGCGAGAAGTGGGGGCTCGTCTCGGTGGCGCCCTCTTCGACGTCCTCGTCGTCCACCACAACGCCCTCCAGCAAGAAAAGGCACTTGCAGACCCGGTTATGCCCCCGGCCGAACTTCTCGTCGCAATTGTACCAGAGGCCCAAGCGACGGCGTTCCTCCTGCTCGGCCTGGGTGAGGCGCTTGACCAGCCGGCCCTCCACGGTGACTGTGGCCGGGGCAGTCGAGCTGTTCACGGGCGGCGCCGGCAAAGCAAGACGCGGTGCGGGCGCCGGTAAGAGTGCTCGGGGCGCCGCGCGAGGTGGAGGCGCCGCGTACTGCTCCCGCAGTTCGAGCTTTCGCGCCAGGCTCAGCTCCGGCGAGGGACTGCGGATTATGCACCTCGACGTCGAAGCTGAGTGGCGGTTGGAGGCCCGCGGTGAAGAGTTGGACCCGTTGTTCCTCGTCCAGGCGGCCCGCGCGAGGGAGGATCGCTTGGAAACAATCCTGGTACTCCGCGACGGTGCCCGTGCGCTTGCATGCCGCCAATTCGCCGAGCGGGTTCGAGCGCAGAGGAGGTCCGTAGCGCAGGTGCAGCAGGTCCTTGAAGCGGCGCCACGACGGAATCCCCTCGTCCTGCTGTATCTGGATGTACCACATCTGGGCACCCTCTTCCAGATTGTAGGAGGCCATCTAAaccttctcctcctccatgaTGCGCTGCTGGTGGAAGTAGGATTCGCAGCGGTTAATGAAGGTGAGCGGATCGGATTTGCCGTCATACCGCGGGAAATCCAATTTCTGGAACCGTGGCGGCCAGTCCTGGTGGTGCTCCCCGGTGGCGGACTTGTTGCCGGAGGAAGACGACGTTGGCTGGGCAGCGTTCAGGCGTTGGATCGCCTGGGAGTTGGCATCGACTGATGCCTGCAGAGACTTGAGGGTGGCGGCCAGGGCGTCCAGAGTAGCCTGGAGGGCGGCCTCCCGGTCTCCCATGACAGCGACTTGGTGAGGGGTGGGCGGGGCAGAAGTAGCttggagcggcggcggaggcgaggaTGATCGGCGAGGCGAGGAAGGCCTGGAttgtgataccaggttgtcaaggatgTCGGGTCCGAGAGAAGCGAGACCCCGGCTACGGAGTTCGTAGCTGCGACCCGTGGTAACGGGGCGAGGTTTTGCCCCTCAGCTCCCAGTCGGTTTAGAGGAAGAAAGATTAGGTActaattcttgcttgattattAATCATCCTGAGTATCCTCATATATAGGCCATTCGACACTACAAACTGAAGCTAATTGCTCCTAATTCTAAGGCCTTGATCGGTTGTTACTTCCTTCTAGCCACTTGCCATTTCTTCCTGATTTGCATGCCTGGTGACCACGCCCACATCTTCAGCTGACGCGCCTGCCTTCCTGGTGACCGCGCCCAAATCCACAGCGGCCATCCCAGGCGCGCCGTTTCCTTGTATAGGTGTGGCCCCACATGACAGAGAACCTTCAGTTGAGAAATGCTATGCCAAATGAACGTACTAGCCACTATCTATCAGAATTATTTTCTGCGAAATGCATCAGTCCACGGATCAAATGAACATAATAAATCCTTTATGCAACAAGCAAGAAAGTGAAAGTGTATTGCCATCCACTCCCTACTAGTAGTAACACTATTAATGCATAATATAAAAAAAAGATCAATACATTATACTTAAGTCAGAGATAGATAGAGAGAGACAGGACACTAGTACAGTAGTACTAACCAATACATTTTGGACATTTAAAGCTTACCCAAGAATGACGAGAATGCAAGGTACTGCATCCTTTGTAGATGGATAGGTATTTCATTGGAAATGTCGTGGTGGATGAGGGGAAAAAAGGGAGGCCAATTTTTCTCTTCTATCACAATGCCAGCTGAAAAATAAAAGATGATAAAGGTTAGTGGAAAAACTGAAAATATATAGCAACCCAATTCTCTATGAAAAGAAATAGcaaattttcttttaaaaaatggAAGACATACATCATGACATCTGAAAACATCATCTAGTAGAAGTAATCTTCTCAGCATATAGCATCAATAACTGAGCATAGAAATAAAACTGAATGTGTAACCCGTGTTGGGTGACAGGATTGCTTTCTCAGTACATTTCCTCAATAAACCCATTGCCTTTACCAATATCTTTCTTATGAGTTCAGTTTTTTATTGAATGTACAAAAATGAATAAACAGCTACTTAAAAGAATGAACAGAGATGAAATTACCTCGGGATGCCGCCTCTTCCTTCCTTTTCAATTCCTACACCAATAAGGACGAATAAAATAGAATCATATCAACATTTTAGATAAAGAATTGTGCACAAAGTAAATAAACGGACGGAACATGGATTCAAAGTTTCAAACACATGAGAAGCAGCAAAAACAACATTTCCTTCATTGACTCAAAATGCTCCAATATCTTAGAAAAAGCatcaaaatgtccaataaaacgATCAACAGACAATACATATAAAGCAACATGGCTCTCTCAATGCAATTGTATGCAGAAGGAATGATTTTTTTAATCAATATAAGTAATATGCGAAGCAACATAAGCCTCTGAGATGAAATATTTGAGTACTAGGAATGCTTTGGCAACGTATTAAGTACGAGAGACAAATTGCACATCGTAGAGTAGTTTGTGAAACATGAACTTGTATTTGTCAGAACTGCTATAACTGGCAAAGGAGCAGAAAGAATGAAAGCTCTGCAATGATAAGGCAGCATACCCGTTCTCTTTTGTTTAGCTCAGCCTCCATAGCCTGGAGttctttctccttcttctttagaTCCTAAACATCAACATCAACAGATGTAAGATATAGGGAGCCATCCACATATAGACAAATCAGATAAATAATCAAAACCAACATGGCAAGTTGGCATACCTACAGTACAACGAATGACATACATGAGCTAACTCATCGTAAAGGTGCATGTACCCAGTTGGAAGGAAGCTCGGTTAACTCTTTCTTTTTTTACTCAATGGGAAAAGAGTTCTCAGAACTGTAACTTGGTTCATTTGTGCAGTGATCCAGATAGAAAGAGATTACAAGTACCTTTGACGAGTCGAGAGGAATGTCCACATTGTAGAAATCAGCCGGTTCATGTGATAGAGGTGACAGACGAGAATTGGTGGCAGGTGGAACACTTCCTCCCTGCAAGATAGGGAATATTTGGGAGATAAGCAGTCACGCACAAAATAGAGACTCAACTAggtgataatattttatattttctACCAGCTGCAACTAGACATCTGCACAAAATAGAGCAACCAATACATAATACCATAATAAAACGAAAAGCATGTGAAATAAACCAACTTAAACAAAGACACAAACCGATTAGATTCAGGCGGGCTGAAGGACTTGCTGCATGACTATACTTGTAAGTTTGACAGTTTGCGTTGTGTTAACCAACTATCAGTAAACATGCATGATCAAAACCTAGCGAAGCCATATAAGGTGGCACCGGATCGGGGAAAGTTGGGAGCAAAAGGCCACCGCGTCGCATTACCAAGCTAAGGGATCCCCCAAGCTAATGACACTGAATCCAAGCCCCAACAACTAAGCCAGCTCAATGCAGAACCGCGCATCTCACGTCCAACCTAGTTCCTGACATGGGCACGCACAGATCTAGAGTTAAGCAGCCCCTCCCACGAGTGTTACTAACAAAACCTTCACAGCGCACATGATTACCCAACTCCAAGTGCACAAATCCGCATCTCGTCATCTCGTCCCCTTACGACGCTCAGATCCAGAACATGAGCAACAACTAAGCGACGGATCCCAAATGCAAGCGCAAGCGGGAGGTGATCGGATTGGAGAAGCACGCCAACTCTCCCCGAGATCTAGGCGAGTGGAAAGGCCGCCGAAGGGACAGGGCAGTGCGGGATGACGGGAGGAGCACTCACCGCGAAGGGATTGACGTTGTCGTCGTCGTAGCCGTTGCGCCCGTGCTTCCCCGCcatcgccgcctcctcctcctccgggccTCCGGCGTCGGGTGGTGGCCAACCGATGCTACCTGCTAGTGCCGTGCTGCTACCTGCCGCGCTGCCTTCGACTTCGAGTATGCAGAAAGGGAAACGACGGGGGCTGTGCGGTTCGTAGtcaatgacaggtggggtcaggtAAGTCTGTCCGGTGGCCCCGGGGATCCAAGAGGCCAGACTGGCCGTACGGTGCGGGACCTTGTTGCTTGTTTGGCGTGGCGTCGCTTTTCCGTCGCAAGGTAATTTTTTGTGTTCTGTGGCACTTGTAGAATTCAAACGGATTAGGTTGACGAGATAAATGTCTTATTCGTTTAAATTTATCAGACCGACTTATCATACATaatatattatt
The Miscanthus floridulus cultivar M001 unplaced genomic scaffold, ASM1932011v1 fs_117_1_2, whole genome shotgun sequence genome window above contains:
- the LOC136530387 gene encoding secretory carrier-associated membrane protein 3-like; the encoded protein is MAGKHGRNGYDDDNVNPFAGGSVPPATNSRLSPLSHEPADFYNVDIPLDSSKDLKKKEKELQAMEAELNKRERELKRKEEAASRAGIVIEEKNWPPFFPLIHHDISNEIPIHLQRMQYLAFSSFLGLVVCLFWNIIATTAAWIKGEGVMIWLLAIIYFISGAPGAYVLWYRPLYNAMRTESALKFGWFFLFYMIHIIFCVWAAVAPPFPFKGKSLAGILPAIDVIGNNAIVGIFYFVGFGLFCLESLLSIGVIQQVYMYFRGSGKVAEMKREAARSALSSAF